A section of the Callospermophilus lateralis isolate mCalLat2 chromosome 14, mCalLat2.hap1, whole genome shotgun sequence genome encodes:
- the Sdc1 gene encoding syndecan-1 yields MRRAALWLWLWLCALALRMQPALPQIVATNVPPEDQDSSGDDSDNFSGSGAGALPDITLPRQSPSTRKDMWLLTTTPRAPEPTARDATAASTSVLPVGEGPREGEAVILAEAQPDLTAPEEETTQLPTTQRASTARASTVQAPATSHPHRDLQPGHHETSAPTAPDQPDSPIPSVEFGGASTTERTSEDQLLAGEGSGEQDFSFEASEETTAAVPVQPDHRNQPPMDPETTGATGASQGLLDRKEVLGGVIAGGLVGLIFAVCLVGFMLYRMKKKDEGSYSLEEPKQANGGAYQKPTKQEEFYA; encoded by the exons CAAATTGTGGCCACAAATGTGCCTCCTGAAGATCAAGACAGCTCTGGGGATGACTCCGACAACTTCTCTGGCTCAGGTGCAG GTGCTTTGCCGGATATCACCTTGCCCCGGCAGAGCCCGTCCACCAGGAAGGACATGTGGCTCCTGACAACCACGCCCAGGGCTCCAGAGCCCACTGCCAGGGACGCCACGGCTGCCTCCACCTCCGTCCTGCCGGTTGGAGAGGGGCCCAGAGAGGGAGAGGCCGTGATCCTCGCAGAAGCCCAGCCTGACCTCACTGCCCCCGAGGAGGAGACCACACAGCTCCCAACCACTCAGCGGGCCTCAACAGCCAGAGCCAGCACTGTCCAGGCACCTGCCACCTCTCATCCCCACAGGGACCTGCAGCCTGGCCACCATGAAACTTCAGCTCCTACAGCGCCTGACCAGCCAGACTCTCCTATTCCCAGTGTGGAGTTTGGAGGTGCTTCTACCACTGAGAGGACTTCTGAGGATCAGCTTCTAGCAGGAGAGGGTTCTGGGGAGCAG GACTTCAGCTTTGAAGCATCCGAGGAGACCACAGCTGCGGTACCTGTACAGCCCGACCACCGGAATCAGCCCCCCATGGATCCAGAGACCACAGGGGCCACAGGGGCCTCACAGGGCCTCCTGGACAGGAAGGAAGTACTGGGAG GGGTCATTGCCGGAGGCCTGGTGGGGCTTATCTTTGCTGTGTGCCTGGTCGGTTTCATGCTGTACCGGATGAAGAAGAAGGATGAGGGCAGCTACTCTTTGGAGGAGCCGAAACAAGCCAACGGCGGCGCCTACCAAAAGCCTACCAAACAGGAGGAGTTCTACGCCTGA